The following proteins come from a genomic window of Varunaivibrio sulfuroxidans:
- the gcvPA gene encoding aminomethyl-transferring glycine dehydrogenase subunit GcvPA gives MRYLPLTDADRSAMLDKIGVGATRDLYCDVPAGALLTDPVDLPLHKGEQDVERTIAALGAKNISPSDAPCFLGAGAYRHHIPATVDYMIQRGEFLTAYTPYQPEVSQGTLQALFEFQTQVALLTGMDVANASMYDGASACAEAVMMAARITRRGRAVLSGGLHPHYRAVADTHARFLGHEMTGPAPRLEGDEDIAGLIDDNTACVVVQTPDVFGRLHDLTALAEACHEKGALLIAVFTEAVSLGLIAPPGEMGADIVVGEGQSIGNALSFGGPYVGLFATRDKYVRQMPGRVCGQTRDSEGKRGWVLTLSTREQHIRREKATSNICTNAGLCALAFTVHMSLLGEDGLRRLAEINHAKAVMLADKVAAINGVRVVNDTFFNEFTVELTRPAALVVEDLAARGILGGVPLSRLMPGRAQFANHLLLAASETVGDDDIARLCAALKEVL, from the coding sequence ATGCGTTACCTGCCCCTGACCGACGCCGATCGCAGCGCCATGCTGGACAAAATCGGCGTCGGCGCGACGCGCGATTTGTATTGCGACGTCCCCGCCGGCGCCCTACTCACCGACCCCGTGGACCTGCCCCTGCACAAGGGGGAACAGGATGTCGAACGGACGATCGCCGCGCTGGGGGCGAAGAATATCAGCCCCAGCGACGCGCCGTGTTTCCTGGGGGCGGGGGCTTACCGCCACCACATCCCCGCCACCGTCGATTATATGATCCAGCGCGGCGAGTTTCTCACCGCCTACACCCCCTACCAGCCCGAAGTCTCACAGGGCACCTTACAGGCATTGTTCGAATTTCAGACCCAGGTCGCCCTGCTGACGGGGATGGATGTCGCCAACGCCTCGATGTATGACGGCGCCAGCGCCTGCGCCGAGGCGGTGATGATGGCGGCGCGTATCACCCGACGCGGGCGCGCCGTGCTTTCCGGCGGACTGCATCCCCATTACCGCGCGGTCGCGGACACCCACGCCCGCTTCCTGGGCCACGAGATGACCGGCCCCGCCCCCCGTCTTGAGGGCGACGAGGATATCGCCGGCCTAATCGACGACAATACCGCCTGCGTCGTGGTGCAGACCCCCGACGTCTTCGGACGCCTGCATGACCTCACCGCCCTGGCCGAGGCTTGTCACGAAAAGGGCGCGCTTTTGATCGCGGTCTTTACCGAGGCGGTTTCCCTCGGCCTGATCGCCCCACCGGGGGAAATGGGCGCGGATATCGTCGTCGGCGAGGGCCAGTCGATCGGCAATGCGCTGTCGTTCGGCGGCCCCTATGTCGGCCTGTTCGCCACCCGCGACAAATACGTGCGTCAGATGCCGGGCCGGGTCTGCGGACAAACCCGGGACAGTGAGGGTAAGCGGGGTTGGGTGCTTACCCTGTCCACGCGCGAACAGCATATCCGCCGCGAGAAGGCGACCAGCAACATCTGCACCAACGCCGGACTGTGCGCCCTGGCGTTCACCGTCCACATGTCGTTGCTGGGCGAGGACGGCCTGCGCCGCCTTGCCGAGATCAACCATGCCAAGGCGGTCATGCTGGCCGATAAGGTGGCCGCCATCAACGGCGTGCGCGTGGTCAACGACACCTTCTTCAACGAGTTTACCGTCGAACTGACGCGCCCCGCGGCGTTGGTGGTCGAGGACCTCGCCGCCAGGGGCATCCTGGGCGGGGTTCCGCTGTCGCGCCTGATGCCCGGGCGCGCGCAATTCGCCAACCATCTTCTTCTCGCCGCCAGCGAAACGGTCGGCGACGACGACATCGCGCGGCTGTGCGCCGCACTTAAAGAGGTTCTGTAA
- the gcvT gene encoding glycine cleavage system aminomethyltransferase GcvT, producing the protein MSDTPQTPPLKTTPLDALHRELGAKMVPFAGYDMPVQYPAGILKEHLHTRAHAALFDVSHMGQAFLRGENAAKAFEKIVPGDYQGMAAGKTRYSILTNDKGGILDDLMATQLGGDLYLVVNAACKEQDFAHIAHHTEGAATLEIIDDRALLALQGPEAETVLARLCPPARHMLFMSFAELTIAAIPCFVTRSGYTGEDGYEISVPADRALELARILLDEPEVAPAGLGARDSLRLEAGLCLYGHDIDQDTTPSEAGLNWVINKRRREEGGFPGADIILDQIKNGVRRKRVGILPEGRAPAREHTEIQDIDGARIGEITSGGFGPSVGGPIAMGYVASAHAAPDTPVQLIVRGKALPAKVVKMPFVAHNYKIK; encoded by the coding sequence GTGAGCGACACCCCCCAGACTCCCCCCCTGAAAACCACTCCGTTGGACGCCCTGCACCGTGAATTAGGCGCCAAGATGGTGCCCTTCGCCGGTTACGACATGCCGGTGCAGTACCCGGCGGGCATTCTCAAGGAACATCTGCACACCCGCGCGCATGCCGCGCTGTTCGACGTCTCGCACATGGGCCAGGCTTTTCTGCGCGGCGAAAATGCCGCCAAGGCGTTCGAAAAAATCGTCCCCGGCGATTATCAAGGCATGGCCGCGGGCAAAACCCGCTACAGCATCTTGACCAACGACAAGGGGGGCATCCTCGACGATCTGATGGCGACCCAGTTGGGCGGCGATCTTTATCTGGTGGTCAACGCCGCCTGCAAGGAGCAGGATTTCGCCCACATCGCCCACCACACCGAGGGCGCGGCGACGTTGGAGATTATCGACGACCGCGCCCTATTGGCGCTGCAAGGACCCGAGGCCGAAACGGTGCTCGCCCGCCTCTGTCCGCCTGCGCGCCATATGCTGTTCATGAGCTTCGCCGAATTGACGATCGCCGCCATCCCCTGTTTCGTCACCCGTTCGGGTTATACCGGCGAGGACGGCTATGAGATATCGGTTCCCGCCGATCGCGCCCTGGAATTGGCGCGCATCTTGCTGGACGAACCCGAAGTCGCCCCGGCGGGATTGGGCGCGCGCGATTCGCTGCGCCTAGAAGCCGGATTGTGCCTCTACGGCCACGACATCGACCAGGACACGACCCCCAGCGAAGCCGGCCTGAATTGGGTGATCAACAAGCGCCGCCGCGAAGAAGGCGGTTTCCCCGGCGCGGATATCATCCTCGATCAGATCAAAAACGGCGTCCGGCGCAAGCGCGTCGGCATCCTGCCCGAAGGGCGCGCCCCGGCGCGCGAACACACCGAAATTCAGGATATCGACGGCGCGCGGATCGGCGAAATCACCAGCGGCGGTTTCGGCCCCAGCGTCGGCGGCCCCATCGCGATGGGCTATGTCGCCAGCGCCCACGCCGCCCCGGACACGCCGGTGCAACTGATCGTGCGCGGCAAAGCGCTGCCCGCCAAGGTCGTCAAAATGCCGTTTGTCGCCCATAACTACAAAATCAAATAA
- a CDS encoding peptidoglycan-binding domain-containing protein produces the protein MRYLETHPGVYAEVRRKKNVRGLRGALGVFLGLGLLGVLHFSNAWAAYGVDSANKQMDDAARTTGAPLLLPGSTLSKQAILKIQHFLRAQGLYLGPLDGRESPTLSRAVREFQKKTGLPIDGQITDTLARRIEQSEKIDTLLRRLEKNRRASTIKARDALRNHPETRYLIEDRDRISRETADPTRHPDACFAHPTPRCLLSEAFQSAKAIYKPEMRDWALGEILVSQAKAGIADDAMEAARRIHDPRLIMRALRDIAIGQAQAGQDAAAMNAARIIPDPQKKIEALIAIAEAQSRSRTQSRTQSQVQSQARTHAKSHAQAMGRTIARARTLIETFPNSRQRIEFYARLGAIALRANGSTARIAEDILRRAESLARGLPTPRERAHARDQLALAYARGGQPDIALRLMKIGGDAKPRAQQTPVLVASARQQVLAGDTAGALDTAKAIAGARYRAVIHASIAVSQAKAGAFAAAQDAIDTALKEAEGIKLPFAKSYALAHIALSLAEIADLASPRREASTLNTRALRTASSVGDVRLRAQTLWSIADIRAAGGDNDAYRRISSRAEAASASIKSALARSWMFADIATRRAQENDIPGARRAFARALDEAKRIEPSWGRARALAKSAAALSEIESIAMNAEP, from the coding sequence ATGCGCTATTTGGAGACACACCCCGGAGTTTACGCCGAGGTTCGCCGAAAAAAAAATGTCCGGGGCCTTCGCGGCGCCCTCGGCGTGTTTTTAGGCCTCGGCCTGCTCGGGGTTCTTCATTTTTCCAACGCTTGGGCGGCCTACGGCGTGGATAGCGCGAACAAACAAATGGACGATGCCGCGCGAACCACCGGCGCGCCGCTTTTGTTGCCCGGATCCACGCTTTCCAAGCAAGCCATATTGAAAATTCAGCATTTCCTACGCGCCCAGGGCCTCTATCTCGGCCCACTCGACGGACGTGAAAGTCCAACCTTATCGCGTGCCGTGCGCGAATTTCAGAAAAAAACGGGATTGCCGATCGACGGACAAATCACCGACACCCTGGCGCGACGCATAGAGCAAAGCGAAAAAATAGACACCCTGCTGCGCCGTCTTGAAAAAAACCGGCGCGCCTCGACCATCAAGGCGCGCGACGCCTTGCGTAACCATCCCGAAACCCGATATCTGATCGAGGATCGAGACCGGATCAGCCGAGAGACGGCGGACCCCACGCGCCACCCCGACGCCTGCTTCGCCCATCCCACGCCGCGCTGCCTGCTTAGCGAGGCATTTCAAAGCGCCAAAGCGATCTATAAACCCGAGATGCGCGACTGGGCCCTAGGGGAGATTTTGGTCTCCCAAGCCAAGGCCGGGATTGCCGATGACGCCATGGAGGCCGCCCGACGCATTCACGATCCCCGTTTGATCATGCGCGCCTTGCGCGATATCGCCATAGGACAAGCTCAAGCGGGGCAGGACGCCGCCGCCATGAACGCCGCCCGGATCATTCCCGATCCACAAAAAAAGATCGAAGCCCTTATCGCCATCGCCGAGGCCCAATCACGGTCCCGAACTCAATCCCGAACTCAATCCCAAGTTCAATCCCAAGCCCGGACGCACGCCAAGTCCCACGCCCAGGCGATGGGTCGCACCATCGCGCGCGCCCGCACCCTGATCGAGACGTTCCCAAACTCGCGTCAACGCATTGAATTTTACGCCCGTTTAGGCGCCATTGCGCTGCGCGCCAACGGCTCGACCGCACGCATCGCCGAGGATATCCTTCGGCGCGCCGAGAGTCTGGCGCGTGGCCTTCCCACCCCCCGGGAACGGGCGCATGCTCGCGATCAACTGGCCCTCGCCTACGCCAGGGGCGGCCAGCCCGACATCGCCCTGCGTCTCATGAAAATCGGCGGTGACGCCAAACCCCGGGCACAACAAACGCCGGTGTTGGTGGCCAGCGCCCGTCAGCAAGTCCTGGCGGGCGACACCGCGGGCGCGCTCGACACCGCGAAAGCCATCGCCGGGGCGCGCTACCGCGCGGTCATCCACGCCTCCATCGCCGTTAGTCAGGCCAAGGCCGGCGCTTTCGCCGCGGCGCAGGACGCCATCGACACCGCGCTCAAGGAAGCCGAAGGAATTAAACTGCCCTTCGCCAAGTCCTACGCCTTGGCGCATATCGCCCTTTCCCTGGCCGAAATCGCCGATCTCGCCTCCCCTCGCCGCGAAGCGTCCACCCTCAATACCCGCGCGCTTCGCACCGCAAGCTCGGTCGGCGACGTCCGGCTGCGCGCTCAAACCCTGTGGTCTATCGCCGACATTCGCGCCGCCGGCGGCGACAACGACGCATACCGGCGTATTTCCTCCCGCGCCGAAGCCGCCAGCGCAAGCATCAAAAGCGCGCTCGCCCGGAGCTGGATGTTTGCCGATATCGCCACCCGGCGCGCCCAGGAAAACGACATTCCCGGCGCACGGCGCGCCTTCGCCCGCGCCCTGGACGAGGCGAAACGCATTGAGCCGTCCTGGGGCCGGGCGCGGGCGCTGGCGAAAAGCGCCGCCGCACTCAGCGAGATAGAAAGCATCGCGATGAACGCCGAACCATGA
- a CDS encoding OsmC family protein, whose translation MQVRIKWAGDKMFIGEAGSGHAVIMDGAPEHGGRNMGVRPMEMLLLGLGGCTSFDVTMILEKARQKVHDCIAEITAERAETDPKVFTRIHVHFKISGKNLDPKHVARAIDLSAEKYCSASIMLAKCAEITHDFEVIEDRDD comes from the coding sequence ATGCAGGTGCGTATAAAATGGGCCGGGGACAAGATGTTCATCGGCGAGGCGGGCAGTGGTCATGCGGTGATCATGGACGGCGCGCCGGAGCATGGCGGACGCAATATGGGCGTGCGACCGATGGAAATGTTGTTGTTGGGACTGGGGGGGTGCACGTCGTTCGATGTGACCATGATCCTCGAGAAGGCGCGCCAGAAGGTGCATGACTGCATCGCCGAAATTACCGCCGAGCGGGCGGAAACCGACCCTAAAGTGTTTACCCGGATTCATGTCCATTTTAAAATTAGCGGCAAAAATCTGGACCCCAAACACGTCGCCCGCGCGATTGACCTCTCGGCGGAGAAGTATTGCTCGGCCTCGATCATGCTGGCGAAATGCGCTGAGATTACCCATGACTTCGAAGTGATCGAGGATCGTGATGATTAA
- a CDS encoding pirin family protein, translated as MIDVRSFESLGHADHGWLNARHHFSFADYFDPERTRFGALRVWNDDLIAAQTGFDMHPHRDMEIITYLRQGAVSHQDSLGNRGRTRQGEVQVMSAGTGIVHAEHNREDGPLRLFQIWIEPDRAGHQPRWETRSFDTPAREGRFEVLVSGRGGEAHDGALFIHQDAALSATVLNKGEQAVYPLEKGRKAYVVPARGVIEVNGVALSERSGAAIDEEDGIVVKAREDSEVVLVDVP; from the coding sequence ATGATTGATGTTCGCTCATTTGAAAGTTTGGGTCATGCCGACCATGGTTGGTTGAACGCCCGCCATCATTTCAGTTTCGCCGATTATTTCGATCCGGAACGTACCCGTTTCGGCGCGCTTCGGGTGTGGAACGACGATTTGATCGCGGCGCAGACCGGTTTCGACATGCATCCGCATCGGGACATGGAAATCATCACTTACCTGCGTCAGGGGGCGGTCAGCCACCAAGACAGCCTAGGCAACCGGGGGCGCACCCGCCAGGGTGAGGTTCAGGTGATGAGCGCAGGCACCGGAATAGTGCACGCGGAACATAACCGCGAGGACGGGCCGTTGCGCCTGTTTCAAATCTGGATCGAACCCGATCGCGCGGGTCACCAACCGAGATGGGAAACCCGCAGCTTCGATACCCCCGCCCGCGAGGGGCGATTCGAAGTGTTGGTCAGTGGGCGAGGGGGCGAGGCGCATGACGGCGCATTGTTCATCCATCAGGACGCCGCATTGTCGGCCACGGTGCTGAACAAGGGGGAACAGGCCGTCTATCCTCTCGAAAAGGGGCGCAAGGCCTATGTCGTTCCCGCTCGGGGTGTGATCGAGGTCAATGGCGTGGCGCTCTCCGAACGTTCGGGAGCGGCGATTGACGAAGAAGACGGGATCGTCGTCAAGGCCCGCGAGGACAGTGAAGTGGTCTTGGTGGACGTGCCGTAA
- the wrbA gene encoding NAD(P)H:quinone oxidoreductase, with amino-acid sequence MSKVLVLYYSSYGHVETMAEAVADGVRSIDGAQATLMRVPEVMSSEAAQGAGFKVDQKAPLATPEALADFDAIIFGTPTRFGNMAAQMRNFLDQTGGLWMKGALASKIGSVFVSTATQHGGHETTITSFHTTLFHHGMIVVGVPCTCQELMVMDEISGGTPYGAGTMAAPDGSRTPSANELAIARFQGAHVAEIAQKLFA; translated from the coding sequence ATGAGTAAGGTTTTGGTGCTTTATTACAGTTCTTACGGCCATGTCGAAACGATGGCCGAGGCGGTGGCCGACGGTGTGCGGTCGATCGACGGCGCACAGGCGACGTTGATGCGCGTTCCCGAGGTGATGTCGTCCGAAGCCGCCCAGGGTGCGGGGTTTAAGGTCGATCAAAAGGCTCCGTTGGCGACGCCCGAGGCGCTCGCCGATTTCGACGCGATTATTTTCGGCACACCGACCCGTTTCGGCAACATGGCGGCGCAGATGCGTAATTTCCTCGATCAGACGGGTGGGTTGTGGATGAAAGGCGCTTTGGCGAGCAAGATCGGCAGCGTGTTCGTGTCCACGGCGACACAGCACGGCGGTCATGAGACCACGATCACCTCGTTTCACACCACCCTTTTCCATCACGGCATGATCGTGGTCGGGGTGCCTTGTACGTGTCAGGAATTGATGGTCATGGATGAAATTAGCGGTGGGACGCCCTATGGCGCGGGAACCATGGCGGCGCCCGACGGTTCACGCACGCCCAGCGCGAACGAATTGGCCATCGCCCGTTTTCAGGGCGCACATGTGGCGGAGATCGCTCAAAAATTGTTCGCCTAG
- a CDS encoding homoserine kinase gives MAVYTEVSDTELNAFAGCYDFGEILACKGIAEGIENSNFQLITETGNYILTLYEKRVEPDDLPYFLNLLGHLSAKGIPCPVPLKRRDGKSLGTLCGRPAAVVTFLAGMWPRRILVEHCAEVGAGMAQLHLAGQDFPMRRANRLTIDAWEGVLASCRGRGDEVRAGLTEELARELAYLQAHWPKELPGGVIHGDLFPDNVFFRHGRLSGIIDFYFACNDFFAYDVGICLNAWCFEADNSFNITKARRMLSAYRRHRDFSERELAALPLMARGAAMRFLLTRLYDWLNTPQDAFVTPKNPLEYLAKLRFHQEVSHPSDYGLE, from the coding sequence ATGGCTGTATATACCGAAGTTTCCGATACCGAATTGAACGCCTTCGCCGGGTGCTACGATTTTGGCGAAATCCTCGCCTGCAAGGGGATCGCCGAGGGAATCGAGAATTCGAACTTTCAACTTATTACGGAAACCGGCAACTACATTCTGACACTCTATGAAAAGCGCGTCGAGCCTGATGATTTGCCGTATTTTTTGAACTTGCTGGGGCATCTTTCGGCTAAGGGTATTCCCTGTCCGGTGCCGTTGAAACGGCGCGACGGAAAATCTTTGGGAACCTTGTGCGGTCGTCCGGCGGCGGTCGTGACGTTCTTGGCGGGAATGTGGCCGCGGCGAATCCTGGTGGAGCATTGCGCCGAAGTGGGGGCGGGCATGGCGCAACTACATCTGGCGGGGCAGGATTTTCCGATGCGCCGGGCGAACAGGTTGACGATCGACGCCTGGGAAGGGGTTTTGGCTTCGTGCCGGGGGCGCGGCGATGAAGTGCGCGCCGGGTTGACCGAGGAATTGGCGCGGGAGTTGGCGTATCTGCAGGCCCATTGGCCGAAAGAATTGCCCGGCGGTGTTATTCACGGGGATCTGTTTCCCGATAATGTTTTTTTTCGCCACGGACGCCTTTCGGGGATTATTGATTTCTATTTCGCCTGTAACGATTTTTTCGCCTACGACGTTGGGATATGCTTGAACGCCTGGTGCTTCGAGGCCGACAACAGCTTCAACATCACCAAGGCGCGGCGGATGTTGAGCGCCTACCGTCGTCACCGCGACTTTTCCGAACGGGAGTTGGCGGCGCTGCCTTTGATGGCGCGCGGTGCGGCGATGCGTTTTTTATTGACCCGCCTTTATGATTGGTTGAACACGCCGCAGGATGCTTTTGTCACGCCGAAAAACCCATTGGAATATTTGGCGAAACTGCGATTTCATCAAGAAGTGAGCCACCCGTCGGATTATGGCCTCGAATAA
- the gcvPB gene encoding aminomethyl-transferring glycine dehydrogenase subunit GcvPB, which translates to MAGSISPAGETFTGNRALHLEEPLIFELDAQGRCGVDLDPAPAVQDRLGGLKRRAPVGLPGLSEPQVVRHFTRLSQKNYGIDSGMYPLGSCTMKHNPRLNEKLARAKGLGDLHPMQPDSTAQGALELIDTLAHWLKTITAMPAVAMSPAAGAHGELCGMMAIKAAIDVRGEKRGRVLVPESAHGTNPATAAACGFSVDSIPANARGRVDLDAFKAKLGDDVAAIMLTNPNTCGLFENDMIAIAEAIHDAGGYFYCDGANLNAIMGRVRPGDLGIDCMHINLHKTFSTPHGGGGPGAGPVVLSAALAPFAPLPYVVHDAAGYRLVEHDEGGDAQPFGRLKGYHGQMGMFIRSLAYMLSHGADGLRRASGDAVLSANYLLASLQDVMSASFPGPCMHEALFDDHFLKDTGVTTLDFAKAMIDEGFHPMTMYFPLVVHGALLMEPTESESKETLDQYIATLRALCARAKSGDIQTFKDAPRFTPRRRLDETAAARKPVLRWKAETEGTSAAQ; encoded by the coding sequence ATGGCCGGCTCCATTTCCCCCGCGGGCGAGACTTTCACCGGCAATCGCGCCCTTCATCTGGAAGAACCGCTGATTTTCGAATTGGACGCCCAGGGCCGTTGCGGGGTCGATCTCGATCCCGCCCCCGCCGTCCAAGACCGCTTGGGCGGGTTGAAGCGCCGCGCCCCGGTCGGTCTGCCCGGTCTCAGCGAGCCTCAGGTCGTGCGCCATTTCACCCGGCTCAGCCAGAAAAACTACGGCATCGATTCGGGGATGTACCCGCTCGGCTCGTGCACCATGAAGCACAACCCCAGGCTCAACGAAAAGCTTGCCCGCGCCAAGGGATTGGGCGATCTGCACCCGATGCAGCCGGACAGCACCGCGCAAGGCGCGCTGGAGCTGATCGACACCCTGGCGCATTGGTTAAAAACGATCACCGCGATGCCCGCCGTCGCCATGTCGCCCGCCGCGGGGGCGCACGGCGAATTATGCGGAATGATGGCGATCAAGGCCGCCATCGACGTCCGCGGCGAGAAGCGCGGTCGCGTCCTGGTTCCCGAATCGGCCCACGGCACCAACCCGGCGACCGCCGCGGCATGCGGGTTCAGTGTCGATTCGATCCCCGCCAACGCACGCGGCCGGGTCGATCTTGACGCCTTCAAGGCGAAACTGGGCGACGACGTCGCCGCGATCATGCTGACCAACCCCAATACCTGCGGCCTGTTCGAAAACGACATGATCGCCATCGCCGAGGCGATCCACGACGCCGGCGGCTACTTCTACTGCGACGGCGCCAATCTGAACGCCATCATGGGCCGCGTGCGCCCCGGCGATCTGGGCATCGACTGCATGCACATCAACCTGCACAAGACGTTTTCCACCCCGCACGGCGGCGGCGGCCCCGGTGCGGGCCCGGTGGTGTTGTCGGCGGCCCTGGCCCCCTTCGCCCCGCTGCCCTATGTGGTTCATGACGCGGCGGGGTACCGCCTCGTCGAACACGACGAAGGCGGCGACGCCCAGCCGTTCGGCCGCCTGAAGGGCTACCACGGCCAGATGGGAATGTTCATCCGCTCGCTGGCGTATATGCTCAGCCACGGCGCGGACGGCCTGCGCCGAGCCTCGGGCGACGCGGTGTTAAGCGCCAACTATCTGCTCGCCAGCCTGCAAGATGTGATGAGCGCCTCGTTCCCGGGACCGTGCATGCACGAGGCCCTGTTCGACGATCATTTCCTTAAAGATACCGGGGTCACCACCTTGGATTTCGCCAAGGCGATGATCGACGAAGGCTTCCATCCGATGACCATGTACTTCCCGCTGGTCGTCCACGGCGCCCTGCTGATGGAACCGACGGAAAGCGAGAGCAAGGAAACCCTCGATCAATACATCGCGACCTTGCGGGCGCTGTGCGCGCGGGCGAAATCCGGCGATATCCAGACGTTTAAGGACGCTCCGCGCTTCACCCCGCGACGCCGGCTCGACGAAACCGCAGCCGCGCGCAAGCCGGTGCTGCGCTGGAAAGCCGAGACGGAGGGAACTTCGGCGGCGCAATAA
- the gcvH gene encoding glycine cleavage system protein GcvH, producing the protein MSTVKYTKEHEWVRVEGDSAYVGVSQYALEQLGDLVFVEVPEAGRELKQGDEAAVVESVKAASEIYAPLSGAVLEGNAAVADDPTAVSPDANGDGWFFKMSIADAGELDGLMDEDAYRAYTAGLE; encoded by the coding sequence ATGAGCACCGTCAAATACACCAAGGAACACGAATGGGTCCGCGTCGAAGGCGACAGCGCCTACGTCGGGGTCAGCCAATACGCCCTGGAGCAGCTTGGCGATCTGGTCTTCGTCGAGGTGCCCGAGGCCGGGCGCGAACTGAAACAGGGGGACGAAGCCGCCGTCGTCGAATCGGTCAAGGCCGCCAGCGAGATCTATGCCCCCCTTTCCGGCGCCGTGCTTGAAGGCAACGCCGCCGTCGCCGACGACCCGACCGCGGTCAGCCCCGACGCCAATGGCGACGGCTGGTTCTTCAAGATGTCGATCGCCGACGCCGGCGAACTGGACGGCTTGATGGATGAAGACGCCTATCGGGCCTACACCGCGGGCCTCGAATAA
- a CDS encoding LysR family transcriptional regulator: MDKLAAMTVFAHVAESESFTAAANELGISKAAASKMVSTLEDHLGVRLINRTTRRLNLTEVGSAYLERTVRILSDVEEADAQAGSLNAEPRGTLRISAPMTFGTKHLAPHIGALIAKHPRLRVDLDLSDRIVDVIDEGYDLAIRIATLSDSSLIAQKLAPVRMLVCASPEYWRDAPAVHRPEDLRAHNCLLYAYTPPEWRFETSEGPIIVKVSGNFRTNNGEALRAAACDGLGVILEPDFIVGQSIQSGRLVSALGDFPIPSSAVHAVYPPGRHLSAKVRAFIAFAKETVGRRPYWGIPGNNAP; the protein is encoded by the coding sequence ATGGACAAGCTCGCCGCCATGACGGTCTTCGCCCACGTCGCCGAAAGCGAAAGCTTCACCGCGGCGGCGAACGAACTGGGCATATCAAAGGCGGCGGCCAGCAAAATGGTCTCGACCCTGGAAGATCACTTAGGTGTGCGACTGATCAACCGCACCACGCGCCGGTTAAACCTGACGGAAGTCGGCAGCGCCTATCTGGAACGCACGGTGCGTATCCTTTCCGACGTCGAAGAGGCCGACGCCCAGGCCGGAAGCCTCAACGCCGAACCCCGAGGCACCTTGCGCATCAGCGCGCCGATGACCTTCGGGACCAAGCACTTGGCTCCGCATATCGGCGCATTGATCGCCAAACACCCTCGTCTGAGGGTTGATCTCGACCTCAGCGACCGCATCGTTGACGTCATCGATGAAGGGTATGATTTAGCGATCCGTATCGCGACGTTGTCCGATTCCAGTCTGATCGCGCAAAAACTGGCTCCGGTGCGCATGCTTGTTTGCGCATCGCCCGAATATTGGCGCGACGCCCCCGCCGTCCACCGCCCGGAAGACCTGAGGGCGCATAACTGCCTGCTTTATGCCTATACGCCGCCGGAATGGCGTTTCGAAACGTCCGAAGGCCCGATAATTGTCAAGGTATCGGGAAATTTTCGCACCAATAACGGCGAAGCCCTGCGCGCCGCGGCATGCGACGGCTTGGGGGTCATCCTCGAACCCGACTTCATCGTCGGACAAAGCATTCAATCCGGACGGCTGGTCAGCGCACTGGGCGACTTCCCCATCCCTTCGAGCGCGGTGCACGCGGTTTACCCGCCGGGACGCCACTTGTCGGCTAAGGTCCGCGCCTTTATCGCCTTCGCAAAAGAAACCGTCGGACGACGCCCCTATTGGGGTATCCCTGGAAACAACGCCCCATAA
- a CDS encoding CDGSH iron-sulfur domain-containing protein encodes MTTPHIAQKAPYATELEEGKTYYWCACGHSAKQPMCDGAHKGSDFKPMVFTAEKTGTAHLCGCKATKTPPYCDGTHSKL; translated from the coding sequence ATGACCACCCCACACATTGCGCAAAAGGCCCCCTACGCCACCGAGCTTGAGGAAGGCAAGACCTACTACTGGTGCGCCTGCGGACACAGCGCCAAACAGCCGATGTGCGACGGCGCCCACAAGGGAAGCGATTTCAAGCCGATGGTTTTCACCGCCGAGAAAACCGGGACGGCTCACCTGTGCGGGTGCAAGGCCACCAAGACGCCGCCTTATTGTGACGGAACCCACTCGAAACTGTAA